The following proteins are co-located in the Polymorphospora rubra genome:
- a CDS encoding glyoxalase encodes MIHHVQLACPRRSEDLSRAFYVGVLGMVEKPKPPALAARGGCWFTGYGIELHLGVEDDFRPARKAHPGLLWPDLDDLAARLEAAGHAVTWGDGELPGMRRFHTHDVHGNRLEFLAPLP; translated from the coding sequence ATGATCCACCACGTGCAGCTCGCCTGCCCGCGTCGCAGCGAGGACCTGTCGCGCGCCTTCTACGTCGGCGTGCTCGGCATGGTCGAGAAGCCCAAACCGCCGGCCCTCGCGGCCCGCGGCGGTTGCTGGTTCACCGGGTACGGCATCGAGCTGCACCTCGGCGTCGAGGACGACTTCCGGCCGGCCCGCAAGGCGCACCCCGGCCTGCTCTGGCCCGACCTCGACGACCTCGCGGCCCGGCTGGAGGCGGCCGGGCATGCGGTGACCTGGGGCGACGGCGAGCTGCCGGGCATGCGCCGCTTTCACACCCACGACGTGCACGGCAACCGGCTGGAGTTCCTCGCCCCGCTGCCGTGA